The Nymphaea colorata isolate Beijing-Zhang1983 chromosome 7, ASM883128v2, whole genome shotgun sequence DNA window ctcgtctacgtagatgacatgattgttactggagatgatgaggaggagattatcaagctaaaagggttactggctacagaattcgacctcaaagatcttggaaaactaaggtattttcttggtatgaaggttgctaggtctagtactggtcttgtactaaaccaaaggaaatatacattagacctgctggaagaaactggtaaattgggatgtagacctactcctaccccttttgacactgggcacaagttgagtctcagagatggagagcctctctgtgaagaagacaagggaagatatcaacgtttggttgggaagctaatttatcttaccctcacgagacctgatatcacctttgcggtgaatgttttgagccaattcatgcatgcgccaaccgatgcacatctgaaggctgtggacagagtgctatgctacctgaagaaaaatcctggtaagggactcctgtatgtgaaacaagagactgtggaaatcgagggctattctgatgcggattgggcaggttgtggtgataccagacgatccactacagggtactgtgtctacttgggaggaaaccttgttgtatggaggagcaagagacaggatgtttgctctagatccagtgcagaggcagaatatagggcagttgctatgggagtgtcagagttattatggttgaagatattgttgactgacattggaatagagattgaaggacatatgaagatgtattgtgataacaagtctgcaatcaacttagccaacaatcctgtacttcacgacagaacaaaacatgttgaaattgatcgtcacttcattcgggaaaggattgatgcgaaagagttgatcttaccttacatgaagtctgaagaccaaactgctgatgttctgacgaaagctcttccttcagcttcatttgagaggaatgtatccaagttgggcatgtttgatatgtacgcccaacttgagggggagtgttgatagattgtgggtttcgggtccggatccatacccgacccgccttgtagcccgttttgggctctacttaagtcatgtaaccctaatccttaagtgttaatgataatcttaagagagagagagtctggctgctagtgggcaccaactcctcctcattcgtggttttttctccctcgtgttgagggttttccacgttacatcgtgatcattgcttctcttcctcttcttcttgttcgtatctctacagAAAATAAATGCAAGCAATCATCTCACAGCGGGTTTGCATCAGAACAAGAACATATTAGTCAAAGCTGTTGAGTATCAGCTTGCCTTCAACATAAAAGTCAGGCATGGATGTTCTAACTTCTTTTAGAGTCGTCAAtttattgtttgttttctttttcaagtaaGTATGCATGGGTTAGACAATGAAAAGCATTTGAAACTAAAATAAACAAGCTATTTCGTGTTTCCCGAATAACAAAACTGcgaataaaatgagaaaatgagatatAGCAAAACATCACATCTCCTTTGTTCATGTGACACCATAgacaaaaatcataaaatgaataacTGTGTGCTCATTCTCTGTGGTATTCATGCCTAGACATTGCAAAGTGGGTCCCCAAGTTAGTTACTTTATGGAATGATTGCAAGAAAAGAATTTACCCATGGAATAGGCTACTTGATGCCACTGCAAGCCGACAACTACTCAACTGGATAATTTTGTGagcaacaaaaaattactaGATGCTGACAAGGACTGTACATTCATTACTTAAGGGTGTCTCTTGCCACAAGGCTGAAGCAACGCGTACAGAAACTCTTGTAAAGAACAAGAATGAGGTAACCCAAGTTTTTAAACCGAAGGACAAATATGTACCTCCACAGTAACTAAATAGTTTTTCTCTAGTAATAAGGAAAAATTAACTTTCCTAGGCATCAAGGCTATAGTGAAAATATGTTCTCGGCTAAAATCTCTTGGTATTTTGTCTTCCCAAAAACcttgaaagaaaataacaaataaatatagagTCAATTTTCAAGATCCCAGGACCAAGGTGGCCATCACCCACATCGCTTTTACTGCATTCAACTTTGTTGGGCCTGCAGAAGTCTGCGACAGATGAGGAATTATGGACATCCTATCCCTATCTTATCAAGTAGGGTAATGGTTCTGCACCACAGCAAAAGTCTACCACATTTCTCGCGCTGCAGGAAAAGCATCCTGCATTTTCAAACTCATTAATGAAGAGGAACAAAAAGACAAGGGCCtgcaaaaaatagaagaagatatCCCCGATCAGCCGTCCATCTCACAAGGTTATCATATCTACACAGTCAACTTGCAAGGTCCCACGATGATATCTGCAACACCATCCAACCACATTGCCATGGTCTAAAGATTCAGAAGCCAATCGCACATCTAAGAAATTAATGGAGAGCGGGCTAGGGAAAATACGGATAAACTGGTGAATATGAGGAAGACATGAGAAGGAGGCTCTTTGGTATCCTCACTCACCCAAACGTCACTACCCATGAAATATATGTTGTAATGCATCAATATTTTAAATCATCTTTGGGTGTTTACGTTCTCTAGCTGCTGACAAGCACAAGTCACTCAAGTGAAGCCcgaggaaggaaaagaatatCATGTGAATCTGTAAATAATCCAACAGCCTCAACCTGCCGTACTAGATGCAAGATTCAGAGGTTCACCCACTTCTCTTTGTTACTGTTAAAACGATTCCAGGATCGTGCTAATATTATTGAAAACCTGAGAAACATGCAGAAGATGAAGCGCTCAAAGGATAGATAGAAATAAGATATCTGCTTGCTAATAttcaatataaatataacatGATATCTCAAGGGCATCAGAGAAAACATAGGGTGCCAGCACAGAACAATACATGGTAATAGTGGCATAAGCACCGCCACTtctacaatgaaaaaaataccaTGCACCTCCTAAGAAAAACTAGAAATACATTGCGGCCAGGAGAATGCTCACTGCGCAATAACATGATCAAGAAAGCACACAGCAACCTGGAAGTTCAACAGTGGCTTTTAAATTCAAGTTCCTCCACCGAGACCGAATAATATTAAAGATTGGTTAAACTTGATCTACAGCTTCACTCTTTTCCATCAGCAGCACGAAGTGAACCAAGTTGAACTGGGGCTTGGGTGCCAACCACTTTAGATGTTCCATAAATTGATAAATCGACCCCTTGtgccttttctttctcaatctGGTCTTTTATCCAAAAGTACGTGATCCTCAAACCATCCTGGTGCATTCaaacagaacagaacagaaaGAATTAGTTCTGAAACTAGTAAACCGTAAAGGATAAAGATAGATGACCAACATTGAATTGCAATtgattttgttaataaaaaggggaagaagagaaaCCATTGGTTTCCAACCTTCAGTTTCATTGTTGGTGCCCAACCCAGCTTCTCCTTTATCAGTGTGTTGTCCGAGTTGCGACCACGGACGCCCTCTGGACCAGGGATATGATGGATGGGGAGATTCTTGTCCTCAAAACTGAGCACAATTTCTGCCATCTCGTTCATGCTGACCATTTCATCGCTACCAATGTTCAAGGGCTCCCGGAAATCTGACTTCGTCAATCTAAGCCAAAGACAAATATGCTGATGAGAATTCAACAGTAGAACCAAGTTTACTAAAGTACAAACAAAATGAATATCTAACAAGTTAACAAGCACATCGTTAACAGCTTATACGGCAAAATTTTGTGTCATAGAAATTGCAGTTTAGTACAAAAGGACTAGCTGCGAGCTTTCAAGCAAAAATTAGCTTTCCATTCTAGACTTATAAGAATTTTCCATTTTGAACTGTTTGTATCTTTCGTTATGTAAGAGTTCAAAAAGTAGACTAATAACTAAATTTTGATCAAATCCAAGCAAAAATCAGATGGTGGACAGAGTAGGacataaacaaattaaaaccAGCACAGCAGCAAGTTATTACCTCAAGACACCTTCAACACattcatcaatgaaagtgaaagATCGTGTTTGCAGGCCATCACCCCACATCTCAAACCTGTCAGTTGAAGTAATTGCCTTCCTACAGAAAGCAGCAGGAGCCTTCTCCCTTCCACCTAGACAACAAGGACGTAGCATAAATTGTTAACAAAGTGAGGAAACTTTAACATGAAACAAGACTTCGCACTTATGCTGTGAGGATTACCAAACAGTGACCTACCTTTCCATGTTCCAAAGGGTCCATAGATATTATGGAAACGACCAACTCTGCATTCAATCCCAAAGTCCTTATTGTAGTGCTTGCATAGCTCCTCTGTTGCAAGTTTCTCTAAGCCGTATGCATCTTGAGGCTGACAAAAGGACAACAAAGAGAAGTCAGAATCCAAAGGGCAAAATTGAGGAAACTAACAGTTTTCTAGCCCATACTTCTGCAGGCCAGGCGTCAGACTCCTTGAGGCTAACATTAGTATCCAACTGTTTAAATTCTGGGTATATGCAAGCACTAGATGCATAAAAAAGCCTGCGGATCAAAACAATAAATAGTTAAGGCCAACCTGAAGTATGTAAAGCTTGAGAATGAAAGATTATAAACTAGCCAAGAGAATACATTAACTCATTAAAGAAGAGATTTGAACTTGTGTAAGGAAACAACTTGAAGCTTCCCTACCTCTTAACGCCATTAATCCTGGAAGCCTCGAGCATGTTGAAGCTGATCATCGTGTTATTGTACATAATCACTGAATGGTTAGACTGGATAAAGCCCATCCCTCCCATATCTGCAGCCAGATTAAAAACATGGTCGACGCCAGTGGTAACCTTGAGGCAGTTATCCATCACCCTTAGGTCCACAAGATGAAACTCATGGCAGAACATGTCCTCTGTCATGTGCTCATTTTTCTTCCAATCGGAGGCAATGATGTAATGACCCTCGCTCTTCAAGCGCCTAGCGATATGGGAAGCAATGAACCCGCCGGCACCAGTGATGGAAATCCTCAGTTTCTCAGAAGGCCAGTAAGGTTCCCTTTCCAAATTATCGTATGTGTATTCACCATAGATGGTTCCAGTATTACCAGCACTCCCCATTCTGTAAAACCCATATCgccaaaaaatttaattaatgtACCATCAGCTTAATACTGAATTACatcagtaaagaaaaagaagctactgaaagaaaaacaaaaggctCTTTGTCAACACATAAATGATAAAACCAAGACACGACTCTCaggtttttcactttttatatcTAATGGAAGGGCCGCAAAAGATCTTGAACTTAAATCAATTGCATAGGATAACCGAAGAGAAAAAGGCAAATCAGGCATCAAACTCACAAGAATGAACGGCAAATGAAATATAATAACTAGAAAGTGGCGGTTTCATTAACACATTTTAAGAGCTAACGAACAGTACTCTTGCTTGAAGAATTAAACAGAAGCTAGATGTTCACATAAGCCAAGTATATATACATAGCTATGCTGCCTGCGGCAGAGAAAGGCGAGACAGAACAGAGAGAAATCACAACCGGAGATCGATATCagaatcaaacaacaaaaagaaacaaacacactgctgcaaagagtgagagagagagagttcaccTTCCTAAAATGCAGTTTCGTTCGTGAGTGAAGAAGAAGTGGAAAGGTGTGAAAGAAGAATAGAGCAGGGGAGCAGTCAGCAATCCGATCGTTCTTCTGAGGACAACCACCGGCGATTAAACTATTTCACGACGGAGATGATGCAGCCGGTGGAGGTAGAAATCGGAGAGAGAGCAGCGGACGCCGGACGGAGAGGATGCCGCCGGTGGGGGACACGATCGATcagaagatggagagagagcaGCTGACGCCGGACGGAGATGATGCCGCGGGTGGAGTTAGAAATCGGAGAGAGAGCAGAGCAGTGGACGTCGGGCGAAGAGGATGCCCCCGGTGGAGGACACGATCGATTAGAGAGAGCAGCGGACGGGCAGAAAGCAGAACAGAACAGCGACGGGTTCTCTGGCCCTGCTGTTGGGATGGAGCAACAGAATTATTAAAGATAAGGTCACGGGCGGAGGAGACGTTTATGATCATcgattttctttaaaaataaaaatttaaaaaaaggcTCAAAAAATGGATCAAAAATGTCCATGGTAAATGCCTCCATTAAGTCGTCATTAGAAGGAATCAAGTATAATATATAGTACATATTGGTATAATATACATGTTACATACTacattatataatatatgtctTCATTGTTATACCATATATATGctatattatactatatataaaattacataatatatacaatattatatattaccattatatacatatactatATTGTATATATGGTATATGTATAATATAGTTATGTAATAGTAAATAATTTATATAATAACACAtactatattttaaaattatagtaTGGTTATATGGTGGATGGTTCATGTATATGCGAGTGACGATTTAGCATTTATCCAGATGGTATTGCTTATTACTGGATGTAAAAAGACAAGGAATGAGCTGGAGCTCTTGCAGGCTTGCAGCAACATAACTCCTGCTAGATCATGTAATGAGTTGCACAAAATCCATTATAATGCTGCCTTATTCGACCTAGATCAAAATCATTGACATGCTAATATGTGACATGAAAGATATTACAAAAACACTAGAAAAAGAGTTTCATAATTAGCAATATCTAGTTTATAGTACAATTATATTGTTAGCAACTATTCTTTGTTATCATCAGACTCAAGAATGTGGACTTCATATGGCATTCAATAATAATAGAGAAAGTTGAAAATTGTTGATTAGGAGATCATGgtttcagaaaaataagaaagaaacaaaaggaaagatgtCATGAGACTACTCCTTGTACATATATAGAACTGCCATAAATATCTGTTTGTCATATTTAGCTGTAATGttcaacaagagagagagagaggctgaaATTTCATCGAGAGGCTGAAATTTCATCGATAACGTAAAAGGACGGAAGTTTCCTAATGTTATACCTTCAGAGGTCAATTTGAAAGCTTTTCTGGAAAAAACTAGTTAAATAAATGGACTTCAACATCATAGACCAACACCTAGAAACCAAAGATTCTTGAGTCACTTTATTCGGGTTTGTAAAAAATTTATAAcccagtttttcaaaaatttcaacatGTTTAGTCCACTGAATTTCCAATTCCAGTAAATCTTATGTACACCATGACCATGACTGCATAAACTGATCCAGATTAAAAGTTCCAGGCCGTGAAGATTACGTCCATACAgttagattttcaaaaaaaatcttcaaaactgCAATTTCTGAAGTGCAATTGCATGAAATTCGAGTGAGCAACTGCAGAATTAAATCCCCAGCAATTGGACGGAACGCGACGTGTGCTCTTAGAGCTggctgttcatgagcgagtTTGAGCCGTTTGTTTTGAAGGgaactcaaactcggctcgactcgagttcgattTCATttgcttgagctcgactcgagcttgagttcttaaaactcgatcTCGGCTCGATTTAGCTCGAGTCGAAGAATGGCTTGGCTTGAGCTGAgccaaacatttcattagaaaattttatttttttaaaggagGCAGCATATAGAATCACATGTATATCCATGTAAGCAATCTACTTCTTTTGATAATTTAATGAGACGTATTTTTATTTCTCGAGCTTAAGCGAGTTTATTTGCTTCCTCTCTCTACTTTTATTTGCTTCCTCTCTATTCTAGTCCTTTCTTGTTACATCTGCCATGTTTGGGCCTAATGATGATGCCTTCCTAGTTAGTAATCAGGTCATCTCCTTGGGTTTGCCTTGCGTACACATGAGCTACATGTTAGGCGCCTCGTGTACACACGAGCTACATGTTAGGCACCAAGAGATTTACGCTCTGTACTATTATTGTACACGTACTATTATATTACACATATACTATTattgtattatatatgtaatattatATGTATTCATAGTAATACTACGCGTTAGTATATGTATActatatacaatacatgtaatactattatatatatacgtgcTATATATTACACtaatttatatgtatacattaatAGATATACTAATAGATATAATATGGTATAGTATACATACTATATATAGTactatgtatattatatatgtatattacattaGATATGCTATATATGTATACTACGTTATAATGTACTAGATATTACTATAATATACTATATTGATAAtatcatatacatataattgTAGTAGTGTATATAGTATAGTATATACTATATGGTATACAATATATAGTATAATGTATACTATATTGTATAGATATATACAATATACGCATACTATATATAGGTactatattatatacatataatattgtATGTATACGTTTATGCTATGTATATACAATATATGCATACTATATATAGGTactatattatatacatataatatggTATGTATACGT harbors:
- the LOC116258167 gene encoding GDP-mannose 3,5-epimerase 2-like yields the protein MGSAGNTGTIYGEYTYDNLEREPYWPSEKLRISITGAGGFIASHIARRLKSEGHYIIASDWKKNEHMTEDMFCHEFHLVDLRVMDNCLKVTTGVDHVFNLAADMGGMGFIQSNHSVIMYNNTMISFNMLEASRINGVKRLFYASSACIYPEFKQLDTNVSLKESDAWPAEPQDAYGLEKLATEELCKHYNKDFGIECRVGRFHNIYGPFGTWKGGREKAPAAFCRKAITSTDRFEMWGDGLQTRSFTFIDECVEGVLRLTKSDFREPLNIGSDEMVSMNEMAEIVLSFEDKNLPIHHIPGPEGVRGRNSDNTLIKEKLGWAPTMKLKDGLRITYFWIKDQIEKEKAQGVDLSIYGTSKVVGTQAPVQLGSLRAADGKE